Proteins encoded within one genomic window of Theobroma cacao cultivar B97-61/B2 chromosome 7, Criollo_cocoa_genome_V2, whole genome shotgun sequence:
- the LOC18594856 gene encoding phosphoglycerate kinase, chloroplastic — translation MATATTSTTLSLLKTTASSTTSSATRTSAFLIRVSSTRHHHKSVPLCQSLGFSAAASGDSLLSLHVSSKVRSFKGKGSRGVVSMAKKSVGDLSGADLKGKKVFVRADFNVPLDDNQNITDDTRVRAAIPTIKHLIQNGAKVILSSHLGRPKGVTPKFSLAPLVSRLSELLGIQVVKADDCIGPEVEKLVASLPEGGVLLLENVRFYKEEEKNEPEFAKKLASLADLYVNDAFGTAHRAHASTEGVTKFLKPSVAGFLLQKELDYLVGAVSSPKRPFAAIVGGSKVSSKIGVIESLLEKCDILLLGGGMIFTFYKAQGLSVGSSLVEEDKLDLATLLLAKAKAKGVSLLLPTDVVIADKFAPDANSQVVPASAIPDGWMGLDIGPDSIKTFNEALDTTQTIIWNGPMGVFEFDKFATGTEAIAKKLADLSGKGVTTIIGGGDSVAAVEKVGVASVMSHISTGGGASLELLEGKELPGVVALDEATPVTVAKL, via the exons ATGGCTACCGCCACCACTTCCACCACTCTTTCCCTCCTCAAAACCACggcctcctccaccacctccTCCGCCACGCGCACTTCAGCATTCCTCATTCGCGTTTCCTCCACGCGTCACCACCACAAATCTGTCCCTCTCTGCCAGAGCCTAGGCTTCTCCGCCGCTGCTTCTGGGGACTCATTGCTTTCCCTCCATGTCTCCTCCAAAGTTCGATCTTTCAAGGGAAAAGGGTCAAGAGGGGTTGTTTCAATGGCGAAGAAGAGTGTTGGGGACTTGAGCGGAGCTGATTTGAAAGGGAAGAAAGTGTTCGTGAGGGCTGACTTCAATGTTCCTTTGGATGATAACCAGAACATTACAGATGACACCAGGGTTCGCGCTGCTATTCCTACCATCAAGCATTTGATTCAGAATGGAGCTAAAGTCATTCTCTCCAGCCACTTG gGGCGACCAAAGGGTGTTACTCCAAAATTCAGCTTGGCTCCTCTTGTATCCCGTCTCTCTGAACTACTTGGCATTCAG GTTGTTAAGGCTGATGACTGCATTGGTCCAGAAGTAGAAAAGCTAGTTGCTTCACTTCCTGAAGGTGGTGTTCTTCTTCTTGAGAATGttagattttacaaggaagaggaaaagaaTGAACCTGAATTTGCAAAGAAACTTGCCTCCTTAGCTGATCTCTATGTTAATGATGCATTTGGGACAGCACACCGAGCCCATGCATCAACTGAGGGTGTTACAAAATTCTTGAAGCCATCAGTTGCTGGTTTCCTATTACAGAAG GAACTGGACTACCTTGTCGGTGCAGTTTCAAGCCCAAAGAGGCCATTTGCTGCCATTGTGGGTGGTTCAAAGGTCTCTTCCAAGATTGGTGTCATCGAATCACTCCTCGAGAAATGTGACATTCTCCTTCTTGGTGGGGGTATGATTTTCACATTTTACAAGGCACAAGGTCTATCTGTGGGTTCATCCCTGGTAGAGGAGGATAAGCTTGACCTCGCAACATTACTCCTTGCAAAGGCCAAGGCAAAAGGAGTGTCTCTTTTGTTACCCACTGATGTGGTTATTGCAGACAAGTTCGCCCCTGATGCAAACAGCCAG GTTGTGCCAGCATCTGCCATCCCTGATGGCTGGATGGGATTGGATATTGGACCAGACTCTATTAAGACATTCAATGAAGCATTGGATACTACCCAAACCATCATCTGGAATGGACCGATGGGAGTGTTTGAATTTGACAAGTTTGCTACTGGGACGGAG GCTATTGCAAAGAAGCTAGCAGACCTCAGTGGCAAGGGAGTGACAACAATCATTGGAGGTGGAGACTCTGTTGCTGCTGTGGAAAAAGTCGGTGTTGCTAGTGTGATGAGCCACATATCAACTGGTGGTGGTGCCAGTTTAGAATTGTTGGAAGGGAAAGAGCTTCCAGGTGTTGTTGCTCTGGATGAGGCTACCCCAGTTACTGT TGCCAAACTGTGA